The following coding sequences are from one Neovison vison isolate M4711 chromosome X, ASM_NN_V1, whole genome shotgun sequence window:
- the ERAS gene encoding GTPase ERas, with amino-acid sequence MALPRNPNMFDLGLGTWNLSSQEESQRARAPSKSVGKQLPEYKAVVVGASGVGKSALTIQLNHQCFVEDHDPTIQDSYWKEVALGHGGCILNVLDTAGQATHRALRDQCVAIGDGVLGVFALDDPSSLAQLQQMRATWGPHRTQPLVLVGNKCDLVSSPGDARAAAAALAKSWGAPFVETSAKTRQGVEEAFTLLIQEIQKVREAMAKEAMAGASGDKARHQKAMCRCGCSVA; translated from the coding sequence ATGGCGCTGCCGAGAAACCCTAACATGTTTGATCTGGGCCTGGGCACGTGGAACCTCAGCTCTCAGGAGGAGAGCCAGAGGGCTCGGGCACCCTCCAAAAGTGTCGGCAAGCAGCTGCCCGAGTACAAGGCGGTTGTGGTGGGCGCCAGCGGTGTGGGCAAGAGCGCGCTCACCATCCAGTTGAACCACCAGTGCTTTGTGGAAGACCACGACCCCACGATCCAGGATTCCTACTGGAAGGAGGTGGCCCTGGGCCACGGGGGCTGCATTCTGAACGTGCTGGACACAGCGGGGCAGGCCACTCACAGGGCCCTGCGTGACCAGTGCGTGGCCATTGGGGATGGCGTGCTGGGGGTCTTCGCCCTGGATGACCCCTCGTCTCTAGCCCAGCTGCAGCAGATGCGAGCCACCTGGGGCCCTCATCGCACCCAGCCCCTCGTCCTTGTGGGCAACAAGTGTGACCTTGTGAGCAGCCCTGGAGATGCTCGGGCCGCTGCGGCAGCCCTTGCGAAGAGCTGGGGGGCCCCCTTCGTGGAGACCTCAGCCAAGACACGGCAAGGCGTAGAGGAGGCCTTTACCCTGCTCATCCAGGAGATCCAAAAGGTCCGGGAGGCCATGGCAAAGGAGGCCATGGCAGGGGCCAGTGGGGATAAGGCCCGGCACCAGAAGGCCATGTGCCGCTGTGGCTGTTCTGTGGCCTGA